The following proteins are co-located in the Limanda limanda chromosome 5, fLimLim1.1, whole genome shotgun sequence genome:
- the prkab1b gene encoding 5'-AMP-activated protein kinase subunit beta-1b, whose protein sequence is MGNSSSDRSSGGQGERSDRDGAQGGKEARPNILMDSIEDSDLFQREDSKAPQEIQEFLAWQQDLESDSKSPTQDRPTVFRWAGVAKEVFVSGSFNNWATKIPLNRSQKNFTAIVDLPEGEHQYKFCVDGQWTLDPTGAVMTAKTGTVNNVIQVKRTDFEVFDALRIDSEDSVDISDLSSSPPGPYLQEAYVIKSEDKIKHPPILPPHLLQVLLNKDTVISCDPTLLPEPNHVMLNHLYALSIKDGVMVLSATHRYQKKYVTTLLYKPI, encoded by the exons ATGGggaacagcagcagtgacaggtcCAGCGGGGGTCAGGGTGAAAGGTCAGACAGAGATGGAGCgcagggagggaaggaggcacGTCCTAACATCCTGATGGACAGCATAGAGGACTCAGATCTGTTCCAGAGGGAAGACTCAAAG GCTCCACAGGAAATACAAGAGTTTCTGGCCTGGCAGCAGGACCTGGAGAGTGACAGCAAAAGTCCAACGCAGGACAGGCCCACTGTGTTCAGGTGGGCGGGGGTCGCCAAGGAAGTCTTTGTGTCCGGCTCTTTTAACAACTGGGCCACCAAGATCCCACTCAACAGAAG CCAGAAGAACTTTACGGCTATCGTGGACCTGCCGGAGGGAGAGCACCAGTACAAGTTCTGTGTCGACGGTCAGTGGACTCTGGATCCAACTGGG GCTGTGATGACGGCTAAAACTGGAACAGTCAATAACGTTATCCAGGTGAAGAGAACTGACTTTGAAGTTTTTGATGCCCTCAGGATTGACTCCGAGGACTCTGTCGACATTTCAG ACTTGTCCAGTTCCCCGCCCGGCCCCTACCTACAGGAGGCATATGTGATCAAATCAGAGGACAAGATCAAACACCCTCCTATCTTACCTCCACACCTGTTGCAAGTGCTGCTCAACAAGGACACAGTCATCTCT TGTGACCCAACGCTACTTCCAGAGCCCAACCATGTGATGCTCAATCACCTGTATGCCCTCTCCATCAAG